Proteins found in one Limanda limanda chromosome 18, fLimLim1.1, whole genome shotgun sequence genomic segment:
- the ppil4 gene encoding peptidyl-prolyl cis-trans isomerase-like 4, protein MAVLLETTLGDIVIDLFTEERPKTSLNFLKLCKIKYYNYCLIHNVQRDFIVQTGDPTGTGRGGESVYSILYGDQASFFDLEKAPRIKHKKTGTISMVNNGNNQHGSQFLITTGENLDYLDGVHTVFGEVTEGLDVLTKINETFVDKDFVPFQDIRINHTVILEDPFDDPPDLPVPDRSPEPTREQLDSGRIGADEVIDDTEGKAAEELEERMKDNEAKTQAILLEMVGDLPDANVKPPENVLFVCKLNPVTTDDDLEIIFSRFGVIKSCEIIRDGKSGDSLCYAFIEFDKQEECEKAYFKMDNVLIDDRRIHVDFSQSVSKIKWKGKGGKYTKDDFKAYEKDVENKSKLALKDQVKPKQDSKYDLLIEEDQEATSHWHSEKKHKEKRHHHHSGDEDSRKTKKHKVQDNEKSQRDRKTGHQLSRSRSRDRDNKRSKSRGKHGKEGHSKGHSYKERSCSPSPKKSKDKERSRYR, encoded by the exons AGAGACTTCATTGTGCAGACTGGGGATCCCACTGGTACAGGCCGTGGTGGAGAATCGGTCTATAG CATTTTGTATGGGGACCAAGCCTCCTTTTTCGATTTGGAGAAAGCACCACGCATCAAACACAAAAAGACGGGGACTATATCCATGGTGAACAATGGAAACAATCAGCATGGTTCTCAG TTTCTTATTACCACTGGTGAGAACCTGGACTACTTGGATGGAGTCCATACTGTGTTTGGGGAAGTTACAGAAGGCTTGGATGTCTTGACCAAAATCAATGAGACCTTTGTTGACAAGGACTTTGTCCCATTTCAGGATATCAG GATTAACCACACAGTGATACTGGAAGACCCATTCGATGATCCTCCTGACCTGCCAGTCCCTGACCGCTCACCTGAGCCCACCAGAGAGCAGCTAGAT AGTGGCAGAATTGGAGCTGACGAAGTGATTGACGATACAGAAGGGAAAGCGGCCGAAGAGCTTGAGGAGAGAATGAAGGACAATGAGGCCAAGACTCAGGCCATCCTGCTGGAGATG GTGGGGGACCTCCCTGACGCAAACGTGAAACCTCCAGAGaatgtgctgtttgtgtgcaaACTTAACCCGGTGACCACCGACGATGACCTGGAAATCATTTTCTCACGCTTTGGGGTCATAAAAAG ctgtgagatcatcAGAGACGGGAAAAGTGGAGATTCCCTCTGTTACGCTTTTATTGAGTTTGATAAG CAAGAGGAATGTGAAAAGGCCTATTTCAAAATGGACAACGTGCTCATCGATGATCGACGCATTCACGTGGACTTCAGCCAGTCGGTCTCAAAGATCAAATGGAAAGGGAAAG GTGGGAAGTATactaaagatgacttcaaagCCTATGAGAAGGATGTGGAGAACAAATCCAAACTGGCTCTCAAGGACCAAGTGAAGCCTAAACAAGA TTCCAAGTATGATCTGCTAATAGAAGAGGACCAGGAGGCGACGAGCCATTGGCACTCAGAGAAGAAGCACAAGGAAAAGAGGCACCATCATCATTCTGGTGATGAGGACAGCAGGAAGACCAAAAAGCATAAG GTACAGGACAATGAGAAGAGCCAGCGAGACAGAAAAACAGGCCACCAGCTTTCCCGCTCCCGCTCCAGAGACAGGGATAACAAACGCAGCAAGTCCCGGGGCAAACATGGGAAGGAGGGACACAGCAAAGGCCACAGCTACAAGGAAAGGAGCTGCAGCCCCTCCCCGAAGAAGTCCAAGGATAAAGAAAGGAGTAGATACAGATGA